One region of Camelus bactrianus isolate YW-2024 breed Bactrian camel chromosome 20, ASM4877302v1, whole genome shotgun sequence genomic DNA includes:
- the LOC105084146 gene encoding butyrophilin subfamily 1 member A1 isoform X1: MCLDKDGTGHHHGGEACSSSTRRCQVRGPEHSPFSQQWDFTEDTAGQKEAGIMPSTSGSGALFLKDFPWAAAQTSLLLLLGLLLLAALGFIWKLRREKVRECWTKEKLQRELCWRKAQKVDDWRKARSHAVHVTLDPDTAYPELFLSEDHRSVRRRNMWQDLPERTGRFFFDPCVLGHESFSSGRHYWEVEVGDRTYWELGVCEENVERTWGITESPQNGFWAMELYANKYQALSSPRTALPLGEPLSRVGIFVDYEAGDVSFYSGADGSHIYTFPQASFSGPLRPFFCLWFYHPTPLTICH, from the exons ATGTGCTTGGACAAGGACGGGACTGGTCACCACCATGGAGGGGAGGCCTGTAGTTCCTCCACCAGGAGATGCCAAGTCAGAGGCCCTGAACACTCACCATTTTCCCAACAATGGGACTTCACTGAAGACACTGCTGGACAGAAGGAAGCAG GAATAATGCCCAGCACTTCTGGCTCAGGCGCTCTCTTCCTGAAGGACTTTCCTTGGGCAGCTGCTCAGACTTCACTCTTgcttcttctggggcttctcctgCTGGCTGCTCTTGGTTTTATCTGGAAACTTCGCCGGGAGAAAGTGCGAGAATGTTGGACCAAAG AAAAACTCCAAAGAGAACTCT GCTGGAGAAAAGCCCAGAAGGTGGATG ACTGGAGAAAAGCTCGGTCCCATGCTG TTCACGTGACTCTGGATCCAGACACTGCCTACCCTGAACTCTTTCTGTCTGAAGATCACCGGAGTGTGAGGCGGAGAAATATGTGGCAGGATCTCCCCGAGAGAActggaaggtttttttttgacCCTTGTGTGCTGGGTCATGAGTCCTTCTCTTCGGGGAGACACTACTGGGAGGTGGAAGTGGGTGACAGGACTTACTGGGAGCTGGGGGTTTGTGAGGAAAACGTGGAAAGGACATGGGGAATCACAGAGTCACCTCAGAATGGATTTTGGGCCATGGAACTCTATGCTAATAAGTATCAAGCCCTCTCCTCCCCTCGGACCGCCCTCCCCCTGGGCGAGCCCCTGAGCCGGGTGGGGATCTTCGTGGACTATGAGGCTGGGGATGTCTCCTTCTATAGTGGGGCTGACGGGTCCCACATCTACACTTTCCCCCAGGCCTCCTTCTCTGGGCCCCTCCGGCCTTTCTTCTGCCTCTGGTTCTATCACCCAACCCCTCTGACCATCTGCCACTGA
- the LOC105084146 gene encoding butyrophilin subfamily 1 member A1 isoform X2 translates to MCLDKDGTGHHHGGEACSSSTRRCQVRGPEHSPFSQQWDFTEDTAGQKEAGIMPSTSGSGALFLKDFPWAAAQTSLLLLLGLLLLAALGFIWKLRREKVRECWTKGWRKAQKVDDWRKARSHAVHVTLDPDTAYPELFLSEDHRSVRRRNMWQDLPERTGRFFFDPCVLGHESFSSGRHYWEVEVGDRTYWELGVCEENVERTWGITESPQNGFWAMELYANKYQALSSPRTALPLGEPLSRVGIFVDYEAGDVSFYSGADGSHIYTFPQASFSGPLRPFFCLWFYHPTPLTICH, encoded by the exons ATGTGCTTGGACAAGGACGGGACTGGTCACCACCATGGAGGGGAGGCCTGTAGTTCCTCCACCAGGAGATGCCAAGTCAGAGGCCCTGAACACTCACCATTTTCCCAACAATGGGACTTCACTGAAGACACTGCTGGACAGAAGGAAGCAG GAATAATGCCCAGCACTTCTGGCTCAGGCGCTCTCTTCCTGAAGGACTTTCCTTGGGCAGCTGCTCAGACTTCACTCTTgcttcttctggggcttctcctgCTGGCTGCTCTTGGTTTTATCTGGAAACTTCGCCGGGAGAAAGTGCGAGAATGTTGGACCAAAG GCTGGAGAAAAGCCCAGAAGGTGGATG ACTGGAGAAAAGCTCGGTCCCATGCTG TTCACGTGACTCTGGATCCAGACACTGCCTACCCTGAACTCTTTCTGTCTGAAGATCACCGGAGTGTGAGGCGGAGAAATATGTGGCAGGATCTCCCCGAGAGAActggaaggtttttttttgacCCTTGTGTGCTGGGTCATGAGTCCTTCTCTTCGGGGAGACACTACTGGGAGGTGGAAGTGGGTGACAGGACTTACTGGGAGCTGGGGGTTTGTGAGGAAAACGTGGAAAGGACATGGGGAATCACAGAGTCACCTCAGAATGGATTTTGGGCCATGGAACTCTATGCTAATAAGTATCAAGCCCTCTCCTCCCCTCGGACCGCCCTCCCCCTGGGCGAGCCCCTGAGCCGGGTGGGGATCTTCGTGGACTATGAGGCTGGGGATGTCTCCTTCTATAGTGGGGCTGACGGGTCCCACATCTACACTTTCCCCCAGGCCTCCTTCTCTGGGCCCCTCCGGCCTTTCTTCTGCCTCTGGTTCTATCACCCAACCCCTCTGACCATCTGCCACTGA